AGAAGGGGATGGTCACACTCCTGCAAATATTTTTCCGATTCAAAGGGTTTTGGGTAGAGATAAAAGAGAAATCCGAAATTTAGAATACACTAAAATTCAAAAATACCATCATTGGAGTGATTCCTCTAATTCAAAACATTATAACCAACTTATAAAACATAAAGAGAAGGGTGCGGTCTCACTATGGGATTCTGAAATTTACGAATTATTTGTTGTGATTGAGCACAATACAAAACCTGCAGTACCCGGTTTTGGAAGTATGATTTTTTTACATCCGTGGAATGAGGACAAACCCACATCTGGTTGTGTGGGAGTTTCTAAAGATATTTTAGAAACCATTGTGTCTAAGTTAGACGGTAAAAAATATCCTAGTTTAGTAATTAAAATTTTAGAATAAAAAAACTTTGGCCACCGATCGTAGTGGAAATCCTTTGCGAAAGCAAAGATTGGAACGGAGAGCGGGATCGCTTTTTTAATGGAACTTTTGTGAAAGGATACAAATGGCGAGGCGCAAAAAAAAGAGAAAAGACTAAAATCATTTGCAACTATCGATTTTAGGTTGGTTGGTCAGTGAAAAAAAAGACCGGCATTGAAATTCAATACCGGCAGAAATGTTGTTTAGGATTTTAAAAAAGTTAGAAAGAATGCAGAGCAAAGTCTTTGTAGTCGGGAGTTTTCATTTCCTTTTCCCAACGACTCCAAGTGTAAGGCCACATCGCAGGATCACCATCTGGGTCTAAATACCAACTTTGGCATCCACCGAGCCAAACAGTATTTTTCATACCAGCTTTGAGGTAGGCTGCGAAATCTTTTAATGCTTCCTCTGTGGTTTCAATTTCATCAAATTTCTTTTTTCTCCAATCGTTTATGATTTTCAAAATATATTTGGTTTGTACTTCACTCATCGCAATGACAGAGAAGTTCCCAATAGGAGTATTTGGTCCGAGCATGAGAACAAAATTGGGGAAATGTGGAATAAATAAAGACCTATAGGCTTGGACTTTCTTTTTCCAAACAGTATCAATAGAGACTCCATCTTTTCCAGTGAGGTTCATGGGTCGCATAAAATTAAACGGATGAAATCCTGTGGCAAGAATCAAAACATCCAGTTCGTGGAGTTTTCCATCTTTAGTCACAACTCCTTTCTCCGTAATTTTTTCGATCCCTTCCGTCACCAAATCAGCATTAGGTTTTTGGATGGCATCATAGAATGTTGAATTAACGATCACACGTTTACATCCAACACGGTAATTAGGTGTTAATTTTGCGCGTAAAACTGGATCCTTAACAGAATTTTTTAAATTTCTTTTACAAAGAAAACTCATTAGCAAATGAGGAATTTTTTTACCAATCACCGCTTTGGAAAAAGTTTGTTCTACAGCAAAAGTATACCATCTGTGAAAACGTTTGAGTATGTTAATGTCTTTTCTCCAACGTTCTTTGTCTTTTTCAGTGTAATCGGTGTCAGGAACACGAACAATCCACTGCGGAGTTCTTTGGAAAACGGAAACTTTTTTTCCCAGTTTCATGATTTCGGGAATGACTTGGGCCGCTGTGGAACCTGTGCCTATGATCCCGATTCTTTTTCCATTTAGATCCACTGAATGATCCCACTCAGCTGTGTGAAAACATTTTCCTTGGAAAGTATCGAGTCCTGGAATGTTGGGGCGGGCAGGGTGGTGTAAAATTCCCGTAGCCGAAATTAAAAAATCGGAAACGTAAGTTTTTCCCTGATTTGTTTTTGTGGTCCACTTACCTTTGTTATAGGATGCTTCCGAAACTGCTTCATTAAAATGGATTTTGGGAGTAACCTTGTATTTATCACTGACTCGTTTAAAATAAGCTTGGATTTCATCTCCGTGAGCAAACCTGTGACTCCACTCAGGATTTGGTTCAAAACTATAAGTATACATATGAGCAGGAATGTCGCAGGCAACACCCGGATATGTATTTTCTCTCCATGTACCACCAAGATCACTTTTTTTCTCTAAGATGGTAATGTCTGTGATCCCTGCTTTTTCTAATTCAATCGCAAGCAGGATTCCGGTCATACCGGCACCGATGACCACAACAGAAGGATTTCTAAGGATGGGTGCTGTCATTTGTTTCCTCATTTCGTAATTTGTTCGAACTTTCTTATGAGAACATTGTTCCGAAATTCGCAACTGAGAGTGAATGACATCGGTTTGGGATTTGTTTGCAATAAAAAAAACATATGTGTGATAAAAAAGGAAAAACAAATTTTTGATTTAGAATCATAGTGATTCTAAAAATATTCCAATTGAACACGGCACTGGTTTGTTCAATTGGGTTTTCACCTAAATATTGTTAGTTTTTTTATTGCCATTCTCCTGGTTTTCCTTTGACTCTCAAGTCCACCGAGATTAAAAGGAAAGGTTTCTTTTGATGATTCCCTAAATCTTTCCCTTTGCAGAAACATTTGCCCAGATTAGATTCGGATCCATCCTAATTTTTGGTTCCGAGAAGATTGCGGGATTGTTTTTAATTAAGTATATGCTTAATTAAGATTTGACTAAATTAAATGTATACTTAAATATAGGAATTATGAATGCTTTTGCTGCCTTAGCAGATGATACAAGAAGAGATATTATAAGACTTGTGGCAAAAAATGGAGAACTGACTTCTTCTGAAATTTGCCAAAATTTTCAAATCAGTCCTCCAGCCATTTCCCAACATTTAAAAGTACTAAAAGAGGCAAATGTCCTTCTTATGAAAAAGGACGCACAAAAACGTATCTATAGTTTGAACCAATCAGGAATCCAGGAAATGGAAGATTGGATTTTAGAGATCAAAGAACTTTGGGTGAAACGTTTGGATAAATTGGACAGATATGTAATGAAATTAAAAGCGGAGAGAGCTAATGATAAAAAATAACACAGAGACAAGGATAAAGGATAATCAAGTAACCTATAAACGTTACTTTGATGTAGATGTTGATTTACTTTTTGAAGTTTGGTCCAAACCAGAACATCTTTCTGAATGGTGGGGTCCGGATGGATTTACCTTAACGATTAAAAGTTTAGATTTCTCCAATGGTGGTATTTGGGAGTTTGTGATGCATGGTCCCGATGGACATGATTACAAAAACAAAATCCAATTTATCGAGATCAGCAAACCTCATTTCATATTGTATCAACATTTGGGAGACGGTGAAGGCGATGAAGATGTAAATTTCCAATCTAGAATTGTTTTTGAAAAAGCCGGAGAAGGAACAAATCTCATCATGGAACAGATTTTTTCAGACAAACAAGAGTTAGAAAGAGTGAATAAAAAATACGGTGCTATTGAAGGTGGAAAACAGCATATTGGAAATCTTGCGAAGTATTTGGAGAGGATTTCAAAACCATAAGGTGCAGTAAGTGGCGATTTGCATGCAGACCAGAGTTTTTGGCGTTACCCCAACGGCCAGAACGTTTATATTCCATTTGGAGTACATAGTCGGTAAATTATTCAAGTAAGTGATTTTGCCAATAACCGTGTTCGTAACTTCAAAGGAAAGTAAAGACATGCCTCAAATTCATTTCATTCGAACCTTATTTAAGATGATGCAACGACTAGCGTTTCGAGTAGATTATTACGTGATGCATTGAGCGACTTCCCATAATTAGTATTATGTCGCATTACGGATCGGACTTTTTGTATAGAAAGGCACATCGGTAACACTTTAGATCACTCACATGTTACATGCTCCAAGTTGGATTCTAGGTAAACCTAAAACCAAAGGAATCCTACCTTTGGAACATATTCTGGCTCTTGAAAATAGAAGGAAAACTTTTCATGGAAACGATCTTTCTCAATCCTTCTTCGATGGCCGACTGGATGCTTGAGGCAATTTTTTCCTTGGATTCTGTGTCATCGGAACTAAATGGAATGGTATGAGAGGTAATCTGTTCGGAATGACCTAAAATACGCTCTTGTTCTCCCAAAGGACTTACCACTAAAAATTCCACGATGGAGGCAAAATTTGCCTGACGAAATTTGGAAGTTCCTTCTTCAAATTCTAATGAACGGTCCACTTGAACCTTTCTTAAAACAATGGCGCCAGGTTCTAGAGGATCGTTCGATTTGAGTGGTGATAACGAACTAACGCTTAAATACCGAGGACTTGTATTCGTTAGTGATTGGAGTGCAAATTGTCCGATGGAGATCTCTTGGGACGGTCCAACTTTTAGAACTTTTCTTTCCAGGTCTTCCGCATACTGCAACCTTAGTGATTTTTCTGATCTTTCGCTTGGGGATGTTGTCTCAGTTTGTGAGGTTGCCACACAATGAACCAACAAAAAGGCCAAAAAGGTAGTAAATCGAAATCCATGTTTCATAGGTAGACCTAATCACTAATTCCACCAAACAATGAGTTTATTGCAAGGCAGTCGGGAAAAACAAGGAAAACGGTGTTAGAATTTTAAAGTCCAAAATTTAGAATCCTTTGAAAACAAAGTGACTTTCCTTTTGTTTGCTTTAAAATTCAGAAAACGCACGGAATTTTCCCGATAGAGTTCCATTGGAAATTCAGTGATAAAAAGGAAATTGGTATGAAAATTGCTTATTTATTAGTCAGGATTTTGCTTGGTGCATTATTCCTTTTTTCCTCAGTGGTTGTACTGTTCAACTTGGTTCAGCAACCCGAAACAACTGGAGATTTAAAGATTTTCAATGACGGAATCAAAGCTTCCGGTTATTTAATGACTCTGATCAAAGTAACAGAACTTATTTGTGCGATTGCTTTTTTGTCGGGTAGATTTGTTCCACTCGCTTCTATTGTCATTGCTCCTATCGTTGTGAATATCTTACTGGTTCACTTGATGATTGCTCCCGAAGGAATCCCGGTTGGGATTTTTGTGGTAGTGGCCAATGCATTTCTTGCTTATGTCAATCGAAATGCATACAAACCACTGTTTGTGGCTGTATACAAATAGTTTATTTACTACTTCTCCAGACAACGCGTGTTAAAATTCATCGTTGTCTGGGTCAAAACGTATTACCTCTTTATCTATTTTTTATTCATCTTAGCCTAATTAAGATTAAGATTCAAGGTTATCGAAAAATTGAACCTCTCCTGAGGAAGTATCATAAAATCCCGAGACTATTTTAATTTCATTTTTATTCACTTTGTCAGATAAATTAGGACTATTTGTTAGAATCTCATGAATTGAATTTTTTACATTCGCCTTCACTACGTGATTAAAAATATGTTCATTTTGTTTTTGAATGGGATGGATGATCTTTTCTGATTCATCGATTGCTTTTTGGATTTTGTTTGTGATACTTGCGATATTTCCTTCTCTCAGTGCATATAAGGCACTGGAAACCGCACCGCAATTGGAATGTCCAAGCACTACAATTAACTTAGTTCCAATTTTGTCACAAGATAACTCAAGGCTTCCAAGAATTTCCTCGTTTACGATATTGCCTGCAATCCGGATGGAAATGATATCACCGAGTCCAGCATCAAAGATAATTTCAGGGCTTGTCCTTGAATCAATGCAGGACAAAACGACTGCGATGGGATTTTGGCCAAAAGCGGTAGCATTCACTTGGTGTTTGAAATATTTTTCAGACCATTTTCCTTTCATAAACCGTTCGTTACCCCGTTTTAAAAAATCCAAAATTTCATCTGGAGTTAGTTTTTGTTGTGCTTCTTTATCTAGAATATTGACAAACTGCACTTGGTCACTGAGTTCGTAGGAATCTTTTAGTCCAATTAAATTCAGTTGGATTTTCTTTTCGACTGAAACTACGGTTTTGAATTCTTCTAACACTTCTAAGATATCATGATCAATGAAATTACAGTTTGATGCATCTACGATTAATTTGGAGTTTTCTGGTAAAGCCCAAAGGGTATCTTTTATTGAAGCTTTATTTAAAAACGAAACTTGGTTTGGTAATTCAATTCGTACCGTTTCGCCAATGTTTAAGGTTTCTGTTTCCACCAAAAATGGATTCTTATAGTTATTTTTTAAGATAAAAATAAAACTAATGGAAAGTCCAATGAGAACGCCTGTGAGCAGGTCAGTAAAAATAATAGCAAAGATTGTCGCTATAAAAGGTAGGAATTGGTAAAATCCTTTTTTGTAAATCGATTGATAAAGATTAAGGTTTGTAAGTTTAAAACCTGTCACAATTAAAATGACAGCTAAAGAAGATAAGGGAATTAAATTCAAAAACGATCCAAAAAAAACAACACTAATGGACAATAGAATTCCATGAAAGATGGTGGATAATTTTGAGCGAGCACCTGCATAAATATTAACTGAACTTCGTACAATCACAGATGTAATCGGAAGTCCTCCGATGAGTCCAGAAAACGAATTCCCTACTCCTTGTGCCACAAGTTCTCTGTTAGGGGATGCTAGTCGTTTATGTGGATCAATTCTTTCCACCGCATCTAAATTGAGTAAGGTTTCAAGTGTGGCAAAGGCGGCAATCGTAAAGGCAAAGTACCAAACCTTCGTTTCTGTAATGGCAGAAAAATTAGGAAAGAAAAATACGGATTCCCAGTTTTTAATATTAGGAATGGTTACCAAATGTTTTTCAGAAAGATAGAAACTTGGAAAAAAAATGTGGTAGATTTCATTTAATACTACTCCCAGGAGGATGACAAGCACTGGAGAAGGCAAAAACTTTAATGGTTTCCATTTTGATTTGTCGTATCCAACCATTAAAGCTAAAGAAGAAATAGCGATAAAAACGGCTCCCCAGGAAAAGTATTTTATAATATTTAATAGTTCTGAAAAAGTATTTTCGCCATCTTTCTGGAAAAAAATAAAATCTTCTTCTGGATCAACATCGAAACCAACCGCATGAGGAATTTGTTTTAAGATTAAGATAATTCCAATTGATGCAAGTAATCCTTGGATCACGTTCGAAGGGATATAGTTTGCGATAAACCCTCCTCTTAATAATCCGATGGCAATTTGAATGAGCCCTGCTAAAAAAACAGCAAGGAGAAATGTGGAATAATCACCTAAACTAGCAATCGCAGCTAACACTAAAGTAACGAGTCCTGCCGCAGGTCCACTGACACTCGTACTCGAATGGCTAAGGATTCCAACTATAATCCCTCCAATGACACCAGAGATGACACCGGATAATAAAGGAGCTCCACTGGCTAATGCAACTCCCAAACAAAGAGGAAGAGCTACTAAGAAAACCACAAGGCCTGAAGGAATATCTTGTTTTAAATTGGAAAACATAAATGTCTGGTGATCCTAAAATCAGAGTGAGGAACTGTCAACCCGAATGGAAAAAGTTCCCACCGTTTTCAAGGATTACGTTTAGGAAGTAGATTCGAAAAATGTGATTTTTAAAACCATACAGTCACATCGTCTAAGTCAGCTTCGCTAATGACATGACGAACTTGGTCTTCTGTGGTAAAAGAAATAGATTGAATATGTATCGAAGACCAAAGGTTTGCATACACATGGGGTCCCACGTGACATTTGAGGATCACGTTCGGCGAAATCTTTTTATCGATTGAACAAATCAGTTCAGGTGTCTTTTTATCTTCTGGTATTAAAATCTGCTTTTGATCATCTAATGCAAAAAATAAAATTTGGAACTTTGAGATACTAGTATTTGTTAGGTTTTCCGTTTTGATAAAGAGTTGTAACTCTTTCGATTGAATTTTATGGCGAGGACGAATGGTAACAAGAATCGGTAAACCCACTTCCCGCAAATAGGCCTTTCTGTTTTCTGGAAAATTTCCACTGGTTCCGGAACAAAACCCAAAGGAGAACCAAAAAAGACCTAAAAGAGGAATCCTAATCCATCCATCCTTGATTTGTAAGTCCCTTTGTGGTTTGATTTGCAAGATTTTGCAATAATGGCTTAAGAAAGGTCCAGACTCAACCTCTTTTCCAGCCCTTCCTGGGCCTGAATCTATTGAGAAACAAACTCAAAATCCTAAGTTATATACCAATTTGATTTATGAATTTACGAGAAGTGGATTCTGTCTAAACCTGGACGTAATAGAAAAATTTACACCTATACACTATCAGGAGCTCTTCAATGACGTTGAGTCTAGACTTCTTTCGGTCCTCAATTGGAAAGAAGATCATTATGGCCATTACCGGATTTATCTGGTTTGGGTTCGTGATCCTTCACATGGTCGGAAACCTACAAGTTTTCCAAGGACCAGAAAAATTAAACACCTACGCAAAGTTTCTTAAGGATTTAGGTCCCCTATTATGGGTAGCAAGGATTGGACTCATTGTGGCCTTTTTTGGACACGTATGTACAGCCATCCTCCTAAAAATTGAAAACTCAAGTGCTAGGCCAGTATCTTATGCTAAAGGTTCTACCATCCAAGCTTCTGTTGCTTCGCGGACAATGGCTTATAGCGGACTCCTTTTACTCACGTTTCTTGTGTACCACCTTGCACATTTTACTTTAGGAATCACGAATCCAGAACATTACAGTTTTGAATACATCCTTAAAAACGGAGATGTAGTACATGATGTTTATGCGATGGTGATTCTTGGGTTTCAAGATCCAATCATTTCAGGAACTTATATTGTTTTTATGGTTTTCCTTGCTCTTCATTTTTCCCATGCATTGGGATCTATGCTCCAGACTTTGGGAATCCTCGCACCAAAACACAACCCAAGCATTCAGAAACTTTCTACAGGACTTGGTCTTATCATTTTCCTGGGAAATTGTTCCATGCCGATCTCGATTTTACTCGGGTATGTCCGTTAAGGGTTTTTAGGAGAAGTTATGAAATTAGATGCAAAAATTCCATCGGGTCCTTTGGAACAAAAATGGGACAAACACAAACAAGATATTAAACTTGTAAACCCAGCTAACAAACGTAAATATAAAGTCATCATCGTGGGAACAGGTCTTGCGGGAGCTTCTGCTGCTGCCACACTCTCTGAACTTGGTTACCAAGTTTCTGTTTTTTGTTTTCAAGATAGTCCAAGACGTGCTCACTCCATTGCTGCCCAAGGTGGTATCAATGCGGCAAAAAACTACCAAAATGACGGTGACTCCGTTTATCGCTTGTTTTACGACACGGTAAAGGGTGGAGATTTCCGTGCAAGAGAAGCAAACGTATATCGTTTGGCTCATGAATCCACAAATATCATTGACCAATGTGTAGCACAAGGTGTTCCTTTTGCTCGTGAGTATGGCGGAACCCTATCCAACAGATCTTTTGGTGGAGCACAAGTGTCCCGTACTTTTTATGCAAAAGGACAAACTGGCCAACAGTTGTTACTAGGTGCTTACTCTGCATTAGAAAAACAAATCTCTCGTGGTGCAGTGAAAATGTATCCAAGAACAGAGATGTTGGAACTCGTTCTTGTCGACGGTCATGCAAAAGGAATCGTGGTTCGTGATCTTGTCACAGGCGAAGTTTCTTCACATGCAGGAGATGCTGTGATTCTAGCATCCGGCGGATACGGAAACGTATTTTACCTTTCTACCAACGCAAAAGGATCGAATGTAACTGCTACTTACCGTGCTTACAAAAAAGGAGCAGGATTTGCAAACCCTTGTTATACGCAAATTCACCCTACTTGTATCCCACAAGCAGGTGATTACCAATCAAAACTCACTCTTATGTCTGAATCTCTCCGTAACGACGGACGGGTTTGGGTTCCTAAGAAAAAAGATGATCTCCGTGCTCCTCACGAAATTCCTGAAGACGAAAGAGATTATTACCTCGAAAGAAAATACCCTTCTTACGGAAACTTAGCTCCTCGCGATATCTCGTCACGTTCGGCAAAAGAAGCTTGTGACAATGGTCTTGGTGTGGGTCCAAAAGTTGGTGACAAACGTCTTGGTGTTTACTTAGATTTTTCTGATTCCATCAAACGATTGGGTGAACCAGTGGTGGCTGACCGCTACGACAACCTCTTCCAAATGTATGAACGCATTACGGGAGAAAACCCATATAAAGTGCCAATGCGTATTTATCCTGCCGTCCACTATACAATGGGTGGACTTTGGGTGGATTACAACCTAATGTCAACTATTCCTGGTCTTCATGTTCTGGGAGAAGCAAACTTCTCAGATCATGGTGCAAACCGACTCGGAGCATCAGCTCTCATGCAAGGACTCGCCGATGGATACTTTGTAATCCCTTACACGATTGGTGATTACTTTGCTCGTGAAGGTCATAAAAATATTTCTACTGACAGACCCGAATTTAAAGAAGCGGAAGCACGAGTGCGTGAGATGACTAACAAACTTCTTTCGATCAACGGTAAAAAAACTCCAGACGATTTCCATAGAGCCCTTGGTAAGATTATGTGGGACCAGTGTGGAATGGCACGTAATGAAAAAGGTCTAAAAGATGCTCTACAAAGAATTCCGGAACTTCGTGAAGAATTCTGGAAAAACGTAAAAGTAGCAGGATCTGGTTCTGAACTCAACCAAGAGTTGGAAAAGGCTGGTCGTGTTGCCGATTTCTTAGAGTTTGGTGAACTACTCTGTTTGGATGCTCTCACAAGAGAAGAATCTTGTGGTGGTCACTTCCGAGAGGAACACCAAACTGAAGATGGTGAAGCAAAACGTAATGACGATAAATTCTGTCACGTAACTGCTTGGGAATATAAGGGTGAAGGAAAGGCTCCTGTAGAACACCGCGAAAAACTTGAGTATGAAAACATCCACTTAGCCGTAAGGAGCTACAAATAATGGATACAATGAAGTTACACCTTAAAGTTTGGCGACAAAAGAATAAAAACGATAAAGGTCGTATGGTTAGCTATGAAGCAAACAACATCAGCGAACATATGTCTTTCCTTGAGATGTTAGATGTAGTAAATGATGACCTGATCAAAAAAGGTGATGAACCGATTGCCTTTGACCATGACTGCCGCGAAGGTATTTGTGGTGCATGTTCTATGGTAATCAACGGGGTTCCGCATGGTCCAGAAAAAGGGACTACTACTTGCCAATTACATATGCGTAAGTTCAAAGATGGAGATACCATTTTTATTGAACCGTGGAGAGCCAAAGCATTCCCAGTGGTAAAAGATCTTTTGGTGGATCGTTCTGCTTTTGACCGTATCATCCAAGCTGGTGGGTATGTTTCCATCAACACAGGTGGAGCTCCCGATGGGAATGCATTACCAATTCCCAAGGTAGATGCTGACCTTGCCATGGATGCTGCGACTTGTATTGGATGCGGTGCTTGTGTAGCTGCATGTAAAAATGCATCGGCAATGCTCTTTGTATCTGCAAAAGTTTCTCACTTAGCACTCCTACCTCAAGGTGCTGTAGAAAAGAAAGACCGTGTTCGTAAAATGGTAAAAGCAATGGACAAAGAAGGATTTGGAAATTGTACAAACCAATACGAATGTGAAGCTGCTTGCCCGAAAGAAATTTCGGTAAACTTTATCACAAGATTAAACCGGGAGTATATTTCCTCTTAAAGCTAATTGGCCCAAGAGAAATACTTTTTGTTTTTTTGCTTCTTGAACAAACCAATTTGATTTGTTCAAGAGAGGAAGTTAAGAACCCGATTGGAATCAGTCGGGTTTTTTTTATTATCTTTAAAACAGATTTGATTAGGCGACTGACTAAACTAGTAGGTAATGCAAGGGAAAATGATTATTCGGAATCGGTATGGATTACCAATTTCTTTTAGTTTAAAATAAAGAGTCAACTAACAACGATTTTAATTTCACTTTCGCAATTGAATGTTCGGATAAAAAATCATCATTCAAACGTTCCATCCAATTTATCTCCTTCCCTCGTTTGATCCGACCTTGGAGAATAGTCTCCATCCGAGTTTTAATGGCATTTTGGAAAAGCAGCTTGGTCTGTAGTCCTAACAATTCCCATTTTCCATTTTCTCGGAATTCTTCCTTTGTGAGTAAAAGTGAATACAATCGAAATCTCTCGAGAGCTTGGTACTGGTTTGAGAGTTGGTCATCGCTACCGCCATAACGGACCATTAAATTTTCATCGATTAAACCTATAGGGTAACCTTCTAAAAGAATTCTGTTCCATAAATCGTAATCTTCACATACAGGTAGTTCGATGCGAAATCCTCCAATCTTATTTAAAGTTTGTTTGTGGGCCAAAAAACTAGAAGAGGTTACCATACAAAGTTCTAAGGACTCTTTTAAAAACATTCCTGAAAGTTTCCTGTATTTTCCTTTGGGTTCCATTAAATTTCCTTTTTTATTCCAAACTTCTTTGGTTTGGGAAAATAAAAATGTTGGGTTTAATTTATGAAATTCCAATTGTTTAAAAAGTTTCTCGGGAAACCACTCGTCATCTGAGTCTATAAAGGCCATCCACTCACCTTCTGCCCTTTCGATTCCAAAGTTTCTTGCTCCGCTCACTCCCCTATGTTCTGTTTGGTGGACTTGGATGGATTTTTTGTTTCTACCAAAAGAGGATAGTTCTCCTTTCCACCTTGGAAGTTTAGAAAGTAGATCCATCCATGTATCATCGGTGGATCCATCGTCCACAATATGGAGTTCCCAATGAGGATAGGTTTGATTGATTACGGATTGAATCGCACGGTCCACAATTCCCTTTCGGTTAAACGTGGGAAGGATGATGGCTACAAGTGGTGTTTCTAAATTGCTCATTTCGATTCTTTTTCCAAAATCAAATCTAGGTGCTGGATTTGGCCCCCTTGGTGCAGGTAAAAAATAGGAATTGGTTCTATGGGCAAGTTTGAATTTTGACCGGAGGGCAATGATTCGGATAAAATTGGCAACGGCTTGGCCGTTGTGGTGATTTGCATCTTGTTAATTTCCCGCAGTAAGGATTTAACCGTCATTCCACTATAAATCGGCTCAAGGAGGATATTTGTATTTCGATAAAACGCTCTAATCCATTCTTTTTGAGAATTAGTCTGTTTGCCAAAAGAAACCGATGTTTGGTTCTCTCTTGTAGAGATGCCAGTTTGGATTTGGTGGGTTGGCTTTGATTCTTTGGGAATTTCCAATATTTGTTCTGCCGGAATGGGGATGGCTTTTAGGCCCAACCGTTTTTGTAAATCACCGGTCTTTGTGAGCCAAGTTTCTTTCTTTTCTCCTACCATCATTCCTTGCACAAGGAGGGAAGTTCCATAAAAAAAATCAAAGGCGGAGAGAAAGGTGACCCCAGATCCAATTTCCATTCGGAGAATGGAATTTATTTTTTTTCGGTGAGACTTGTGGCGAGAGGTATCCAGAGACTGGTTTATTTTATTTTCAAGTTCCTGCCAAAAAGAACGAAGTCCTAGGTTTTGCCCCGAGTGGATTCCAAATTCTGGTAAAGAGAATCCCGGATACTCTTTTTCTTTTGCCAACCAATCATCATAGGCTACTTTTCTATTCGCATAACAGACCAAAGTATTAGAATGCCCCCTGACTAACCTTTCATTATACGACCGAAGATGGGGATCCCTTGTATAGGCAATGGTATCTACGATCAAACCACTTCGACGTAGAATATAGGTAAAACTTGCCAAATAATTCCCATGGATGGCACCCCATAGAAGCACCTTTTGGATTTGGTTCTTTTGCAAATACTGAAGGATCCCCTGTGTTTTCCTCCACTTGGTTCCAAAACCAAAAGGCAGTAAGTCATCCCTAATGAAATGGAGTTCCGGAAGGGAATGTTTAGTGAGAGAGGGTGCGGTTATCTTTGTTTCTTTTTGTACAAAATCGAAAGTGCCAAACGGGATTTCCGAAATGCGGACTGGGAGTGCGGGGAAAAAATGGGAATGGTCCATGGAATCAAAATCAGAAAGAAGAAGATTCATGATCAATCAACCTTGTTTGTTGGGATTCATAGACTTTGTGTGGTGATCCCAATTCATTTTGTGCCAAGAGAATCCCTGGCACAAAATTGCAATTTAGTCCCCGGTTTTTAAAATGGACAAAAAGGCTTCTTGTGGGATTTCCACATTTCCAATTTG
This genomic window from Leptospira bandrabouensis contains:
- a CDS encoding fumarate reductase/succinate dehydrogenase flavoprotein subunit, encoding MKLDAKIPSGPLEQKWDKHKQDIKLVNPANKRKYKVIIVGTGLAGASAAATLSELGYQVSVFCFQDSPRRAHSIAAQGGINAAKNYQNDGDSVYRLFYDTVKGGDFRAREANVYRLAHESTNIIDQCVAQGVPFAREYGGTLSNRSFGGAQVSRTFYAKGQTGQQLLLGAYSALEKQISRGAVKMYPRTEMLELVLVDGHAKGIVVRDLVTGEVSSHAGDAVILASGGYGNVFYLSTNAKGSNVTATYRAYKKGAGFANPCYTQIHPTCIPQAGDYQSKLTLMSESLRNDGRVWVPKKKDDLRAPHEIPEDERDYYLERKYPSYGNLAPRDISSRSAKEACDNGLGVGPKVGDKRLGVYLDFSDSIKRLGEPVVADRYDNLFQMYERITGENPYKVPMRIYPAVHYTMGGLWVDYNLMSTIPGLHVLGEANFSDHGANRLGASALMQGLADGYFVIPYTIGDYFAREGHKNISTDRPEFKEAEARVREMTNKLLSINGKKTPDDFHRALGKIMWDQCGMARNEKGLKDALQRIPELREEFWKNVKVAGSGSELNQELEKAGRVADFLEFGELLCLDALTREESCGGHFREEHQTEDGEAKRNDDKFCHVTAWEYKGEGKAPVEHREKLEYENIHLAVRSYK
- a CDS encoding succinate dehydrogenase cytochrome b subunit, translating into MTLSLDFFRSSIGKKIIMAITGFIWFGFVILHMVGNLQVFQGPEKLNTYAKFLKDLGPLLWVARIGLIVAFFGHVCTAILLKIENSSARPVSYAKGSTIQASVASRTMAYSGLLLLTFLVYHLAHFTLGITNPEHYSFEYILKNGDVVHDVYAMVILGFQDPIISGTYIVFMVFLALHFSHALGSMLQTLGILAPKHNPSIQKLSTGLGLIIFLGNCSMPISILLGYVR
- a CDS encoding succinate dehydrogenase/fumarate reductase iron-sulfur subunit encodes the protein MKLHLKVWRQKNKNDKGRMVSYEANNISEHMSFLEMLDVVNDDLIKKGDEPIAFDHDCREGICGACSMVINGVPHGPEKGTTTCQLHMRKFKDGDTIFIEPWRAKAFPVVKDLLVDRSAFDRIIQAGGYVSINTGGAPDGNALPIPKVDADLAMDAATCIGCGACVAACKNASAMLFVSAKVSHLALLPQGAVEKKDRVRKMVKAMDKEGFGNCTNQYECEAACPKEISVNFITRLNREYISS
- a CDS encoding glycosyltransferase family 2 protein is translated as MSNLETPLVAIILPTFNRKGIVDRAIQSVINQTYPHWELHIVDDGSTDDTWMDLLSKLPRWKGELSSFGRNKKSIQVHQTEHRGVSGARNFGIERAEGEWMAFIDSDDEWFPEKLFKQLEFHKLNPTFLFSQTKEVWNKKGNLMEPKGKYRKLSGMFLKESLELCMVTSSSFLAHKQTLNKIGGFRIELPVCEDYDLWNRILLEGYPIGLIDENLMVRYGGSDDQLSNQYQALERFRLYSLLLTKEEFRENGKWELLGLQTKLLFQNAIKTRMETILQGRIKRGKEINWMERLNDDFLSEHSIAKVKLKSLLVDSLF